The Gossypium hirsutum isolate 1008001.06 chromosome D06, Gossypium_hirsutum_v2.1, whole genome shotgun sequence genome contains the following window.
TTTCGGGCATTTCCACTGCCTCCACCTCTACCTCTACCTCTACCGCCACCAACATCAACACCACCCCCACTACCACCTGCAGCTTCTCATTCCATCGGAGCTCCTAAAACTCCAGGATTCTTTCAGGCCTTTCCACCGCCtgcaccaccaccaccaccagcaTTAGCGCTAACAGCGAGCAAAGGAGGTTTGGCAGCCGCAAAGCACAGGCCACAGTCTCCAATTGGGCTTATAGTTGCATCCGTTGGTGTTGCAGTTCTACTATTTGTTGTGTTTGCATTAGTGTGCATTTGTTTCAAAGGTAGAAGGAGAAAACACAAGCCTTCAGACACTAAAATTCAACAATGTTCTACTGTCACAAAAGGTGAATTTAATACAACTAGTATTTGTTTCAAATCTTAATTAAGAACCCAAATCTGATAGAATTTCAATGTTTTGTTTGGTTTGGTTTTTTAGATGGCCCTTCTGCTGCTTCAAtgcaacaaaaacaacaaaatgtCTCCAATTCAGCAACAGTTGCAGCAGATACCGCATTGAATCCTTCAAGTGGCATTTTCACTTATGAGGAATTAGTCATTGCGACCAATGGTTTCTCCGAATCCAACCTCATTGGACAAGGAGGTTTCGGTTACGTCTACAAAGGGCGTCTGCTGACCGGACAAGACGTCGCGGTTAAGAAACTGAAGGCTGGGAGCCGGCAAGGGGAGCGTGAATTCCGGGCCGAGGTTGAGACCATTAGCCGAGTGCATCACAAACACCTTGTTTCCTTGGTAGGATACTGCATCAATGGGGCTGAGAGATTGCTTGTTTATGAGTTTGTCCCTAACAGAACATTGGAATTCCACTTGCATGGTTAGTATTATTATTTCCTTTTCTTCATTCTCTATGATCAATGAATGTTTCGGTGATTCAATGTGTTGCAATTTTTATCTGTAATTAATTGTGTTGTAGAAAACCGACAACCTATTATAGTTTGGGAAAGCAGACTCAAAATTGCTATAGGCTCTGCAAAAGGATTAGCATATCTGCATGAGGACTGTGAGTTCATTTCTTAGCTTTTActcattacaaaaaaaaaaaaatttacggcCTGTCAATTGGTCAGGTTGAgttaattcttgttttaaaatttttatttcaattcaagTTGTTTCGGATTTAAGATTATTTGGGTTTGAGGTTCCATTTTCCCGGTTGGGTCATTTTAGTGCTAGTTGTTCGGGGTCAACTTTGAGATTAGTTCAATCCGGATTCGGATTGGACAGCTTTGTTTTGTTGACGTTTTTACGGCTAAACTGGGGTGGATTCAACTCGTGTTTAAGTTGATTGGGTCGGAATTTCGAGGTGTCTTATATTTCACAAATTTCATAATCTAGTTCTAGTTGTGATTGAAGTAGATTGTTCCTACAGGCAGTCCAACAATCATTCACAGAGATATCAAGGCAGCTAATATTCTACTTGATATGAGATTTGAAGCTAAGGTAGATCTCAAAATCTATAGATATACATATAGTGATTTTGTTTGTTGTATGGTAAAGTGTTTGACAGTGAATGAACTGTAAGTTTTTTTGCATTTTCAGGTTTCTGATTTTGGACTtgccaaaattttctttgatGAGAGTCCCTCCATTACTCACATCTCTACCCGAGTTATGGGAACTTTTGGGTTAGGTCCTTTCTTTTCTCATCCCATTCCATTCCTTTTTCTAATACTATAATGTTGAAACTTTTCTAGGATCGGACTATTCGCTTGAGTAGGGAGGTTGGTTCAAAATTTTAGACAAAAGcataaaaaatggattttgtACTTAACTTGTATTCTGTTATTCGAGTTAGTATTTTTGCACTAACAGCGGTAATTTGTGATGATGTGGTACTAAGAGCTAATTTGATAGTGACACGTGTCGGCCTCTCAATATGTCATGTGACaggtataaattaaaaaatttaaaattaataaaatgtaatttttgcacATCAAGAGAACCCAGACAGATGTTGTCCAGATTCATTCATTCtagatgttttttttaataagttaataagtttttattttaaaaatattaggttatttatattattatttttattatgaaattagaaattatataaaattttaaaaaattttaaaatatataatttaataaaaatataataactttTACATCAAGTATGAACCTAGATAGATTATTGTCCAAATTTAAATCCATCTAGACAACCATTTGTTTAAATTCATTGTATACatactttttatttctttttatttatttatatattttataaatttataaatttttagttcttttatatagtcatatatttttatatatttttcataatttataactttatattttatatgtttttaaaaataataacctaaaatttgatattttataaaaaaaattataaaaaattattaaaaatacatttagaaTGAATCTGAACAATTGAGTGTCTAGATGAAATGTTTCTAGACAATCATTTGTAGAAGTTCattttttatgtgaaaaaaaattatacttttattcatttatatattttaaaaaaatttaatttacgtTCGCCACTTGTCGTGTGTCACCACCAGATTGGCCATCAGTGCCATGTCAACACAAACTAATAGGGTTAGTGCGTAAATACCAACCTGAATGACGAAATACAAGTTCAGGTATCAACTAAGtccaaaaaaaagttcaagcacCAACTAGGTATTTTTGGATAAATTCATAAAGAAAACTCTATATTAACCataaaaaaaatgtcaatttaAAATATACTCTAAACTTAAGCTTTATGATTCAAAGTGTTCATTGATTCAATCAGATCCGAGTATGTGCATTATATTAATACTATGTGTAATTGTCAAAACCTATAAATAACTAACCTAAACCTTTTAATGCCagtctatatgtatatatatacatatattataaaacataattgtttttatttgacttttagtaattatatatattttactacctttatatatttttctttatctaAACGGACACAACTTAACATATGTTCTAATATTTACATTGTAGTATAGTATGTTTAATTTTCATATGCTATAAATTacctaatttatatttatatcataaCTTGAAAATGGGTTGGATTGAACTCAGACTTTGAATATTGATACTCGAGCTTATCCCacatattaaatgaatttattttttcaaactcattttttgagcctaaCTTAAACTATCATAATGTTTTGAGCAGGCTTTTGGGTTTGGGTGAGTAGCTCATCACTTGAATAGGTTTACACGAGCCTTACTCAACTTGTTTTTCAATTTCACAATATGTTAGTTctttgttatttatatattatgtattttatatcatatgaaaatcaaatatataatacGGTGGCGACTATAATAAAACCTCTTAAAATAAAAACTACAATGTTTCACAGAAGTGAATTTAAGGGGTAGGCAGGCCTGACCCCTTTCAAATAGAAATTACTATATTAAgtccttaaaaattaatttataataaaattacacattacccttaaaatgaaaaaaagttatgtttaatccttttaaaaatgataaataataaattaatacataataaaattatatcctaatttctcaaaaatttattattcaatctTGACccctttaaaaaatgttttaaattcaCCCTTGGTTTTGAGCCTTAATTGAAATTAGAATCTGAGTTGTAGGATTTCTTTAGACCCTTTGCTCATggttagaaaaaagaaaaaagttgagcgttataatttttattttagtgagATAGGTTATATTGTAAATCTATAGCCTAGAAGAGTTCAATTTAAAGTTCTCATTTTAAgaattatcattataattttcaccatatgatattataatgtaaatattaaaaaatataaaattattggaTACATCATATGTGGTGTTTTTTAGATTTCATAAACGAGTTGAAGGAATGACATGTATTTTATAGGGTatagtaaataatattttttttaaaaatagatatataaataaataggaTGCTTGTCACATGATCAATTATACTTGTGGAATTTTTAAACTCCGCAaattatatatcaaataattacaattaaaaattatgttaagttatttatgattataaatttaataaaagggcaatcatatataattactaaatattaaataaaaacttaatatactttttaaaaataatatggcaAACCTAAATAGATTTAGGTTAACCatttgtatatatacataagcAGACTTAAACTAAATTTCAGTACATATTATGCTTGGGTAACTACATGTGATATTGTTATCGATCATTGACCTAAAACTAAACTGAATGAATAATTTTTGTTTGTTatgaatttcaatatatttttgctCTAACAAGATGTTTGATCATGCAGATACCTTGCTCCTGAGTATGTATTGACCGGTAAATTAACGGATAAATCAGATGTATATTCGTATGGGGTCATGCTTTTAGAGCTTATAACTGGACGTCCACCTATCATCCAGCAATCATCCTCCACAAATCATAGCTTAGTTGATTGGGTACATCATCATCCTCTATTGTTTGTTCACGATATTTGAGAGGatttgaatataaatattaaatttaaatttaaatcttatGCTTTTAGGTCGAGCCAAGATATAACAATTATGTATAATTGGTATAATACATAAATCTGACTTAAACTCGACCCTAGCTGGCTTAATTAATGGACATATTGGATCCAAACATAGAATTAGGGGGATTTATTTTGAATGTGTTGGGTGAAACAGGCGAGGCCTTTGCTAGGTGGTGCAATCGAAGCAAATGAATACGAGAGCCTAGTTGATGAGAGGTTAAACGGCGCCTACAGCAAGAGTCAGATGGCAAACATGGTCACTTGTGCTGCTGCTTGTCTCCGTCAATCAGCGTGGCTTAGACCTCGAATGATCCAGGTACTTATACATTAcacttttaaactattttaactattaccaaattaaatgataaatcatattatattctaatataatcatatataatccatttttaattaatatatataagtttaatttttagcctttaaatttgacaattaaatcTACTTTCGTActtgtatttcttttttttgtctattttgaTATCACAAGGCaactaaaaaaatgtaaaagtttaataTTGTGACATTTTGAGATTTTTCTATGTCACTAGGTTCACTTTTTTCAAGTGATGCCATGACACAATCTCAAAATGTCATATcgttaaacttttacatttttcaagTTTATGAGTTAAAAAAGACTTAATTACCAAGTTCACATACTCAAATAGACTAAAAAAAAGTATAGGTATCAAATTGGACCTGATTATATTAACATTTTCtaatatatgtgaatttttttgtttgaaattataAGTATAGTACAATTGGATACAAATGACACATTTgaataactataaaaaaaattgaaagaaaggaGTATTATAAACTCTTGAAAAAAAAAGTAGACAATGATTCGTCTAGAACACCTAATTGTCGCAATGATACCTTTTGCTCGATAAGAAATCAAGCAAATGTTTTCTTGTCTAAGAACATGCTTCCGCAAGTTCATCAAGAAAAATTTCCATGATTTCATGTTCTCTTTGTCCACAATGACAAAGACTATCAGCAGTATGTTTTGATCATCATCTTGTGCAACTGCAATAAGAAGGTTTTTGCGTATATTTCTCGTATATCCATGTTCCATCAATCTGCACAATTGGATTACAATGAGGAAAGACCTTAATGTAAGGATCAAATGTCCAGAACAAGCAATGGAAAATTCTTTTCCTTAGTACTAGTTGGTCATCTTGGCCATAAGTAGGTAGTATCTTCAATTCAACCACTGTTCTTGGCACATGCTTTTTTATTGCAACTAACCATTCTTGAAGTTCATTGTACGACGTATCCCAATCAGCataaaactattttgttgctatttGTTTAGCCCTCCATGTTTTTTTATATGACATTTTGTACCTAAACCAAGATTGCATATTGGCAATCAAGACAGATATAGGAATGGCAAacatgtctttcaccattggcGTGATGCAACTACAAATTAATTTTGCATCAAGTTTCTGATTATCTTGAGTCATCATTGCAACAATGCATGTAAGAGGCCTTACAAATTTTCAAATCACCTACAATTGTGACCTCTGCATCAATGCAACTCGTACCGGCTAGTTACACCCTTCTGTAGAGCTCAACACTCCCTAATATATAATGTCGGCTTAGATACAACGAATTTGTAGTCTATCGACACTTTCATGCTATACTGCTTGGTGGTAGCTACACATGCCCCGTTATTTAGGAATTGTAGATTTACAACCAACTCTTCTGATTCAAATTCTGGCACCAATATGCGGGAAGATATTATATCTGGGTATTTTGGGAATTCAGATTCATGTGTTGCATTGAGATCTACACTCAATATGTGGGTTGAAGGTTCGTTCAATATAACAATGCCACGAGTCAAACTCATAACTGGAGGGGTGTCTACATTATGATCATCACTAGAGGCAGATTTAAGAGGGTTGGCAGGGGCCCCAACcctcttaaaatggaaaatttaccattttggccttttaaatttttaaaaattttaaattaataaaggtaaaattacactttggccccctaaaaatgataaaagtttgatttaatcctttaaaattataaagatatagacaatttaatttcaacccccTAAATTTTTTTCCTGGCTTCACCTCTAATCATCGCCTTTGCCTTCATCATCTATATCATTCAACACCTCATCAAGATCGGGGCCACTAAATTCCTCCACCTAGTGATCTAGACCATCATCATTATTGGGTACTTCTTCACTATCTGTATGGATACCAATCACCAATGGATGTATATGTAAAATGGGACCTAAATTAGAGttattatacaaaataaaacacATTATGTGGATTGTCGCCTGATGTGAATGTCACTCCATAATCACACGATTCTACCCACCCAACATTTATATCAAAGTAAAACCCGTGTACAAAATATTGCCTATGACAAACACTCTCGGAACCTCTATATACGGGTCTTGAACTCCATGTTGTTGATTTAATAGAGTGACATTTTGTACTGGCTCAACATTCACCAACTTAGCAAACTGCTCAATTGGTTTAATGTTACCAGTTAAGTAATACAATGCGATCATTGTCTCCACATCATCATTTGCGAGTTCCATCTCCCTATATTTACACGGATTTGACgaatttagaaatttgtaaaatagTGTGAACATCCTCCTCGCATAACATCGAATGGTTTTTACACcaatcttttctttcatttcattaagtTTTACACTCTTGTTGAACCTCATTTCAATTTGATGGCAAAATTCAAATATACAACCAACTTTCGTATGAAAAATTACCCCATAGAAATTGACATATACAAAGAATTAATTACTCATCTTCTATactaaatctataaaacaaattaaaaataaaaaaagtatatattaattgctattaaaacaatttataacatattaattCAAAAAACTTACTATAAATCACATATCATATCTAAAAACTCAAaccttaataaaaaaaacaaaatataaaaatttcaacaaacatataatataatactaACCAACTAAATAAATATGACTACATAATAACAACATTTTACCCtctaaacatataatataatagcAGCTTTTATCCTTCAAGTATCACACATAAATTATGgataatataaactatat
Protein-coding sequences here:
- the LOC107901562 gene encoding proline-rich receptor-like protein kinase PERK3, giving the protein MVYVSKNGFINSATKTKYKFSKTLSSYEIHHSEDKTFYCTLICMWELWALHYNMLLTPSLSPSSPVDSPPPLPPPPLPVVLPPLPPLPPPTPASASPPPLLASHLAPISTPPPIPAAVAISPVTTPTQAVVTSAPPPSPTPPAAATKITPLASPPLPPPPLVIIPSPLLPKSSPPPPQQPSKPLPSTPLPTAPPRPPSVVLPPPPPPAASRSTGVPKTPTPFRAFPLPPPLPLPLPPPTSTPPPLPPAASHSIGAPKTPGFFQAFPPPAPPPPPALALTASKGGLAAAKHRPQSPIGLIVASVGVAVLLFVVFALVCICFKGRRRKHKPSDTKIQQCSTVTKDGPSAASMQQKQQNVSNSATVAADTALNPSSGIFTYEELVIATNGFSESNLIGQGGFGYVYKGRLLTGQDVAVKKLKAGSRQGEREFRAEVETISRVHHKHLVSLVGYCINGAERLLVYEFVPNRTLEFHLHENRQPIIVWESRLKIAIGSAKGLAYLHEDCSPTIIHRDIKAANILLDMRFEAKVSDFGLAKIFFDESPSITHISTRVMGTFGYLAPEYVLTGKLTDKSDVYSYGVMLLELITGRPPIIQQSSSTNHSLVDWARPLLGGAIEANEYESLVDERLNGAYSKSQMANMVTCAAACLRQSAWLRPRMIQVVRALEDNISLPYLEEGSRFWKNSFNSTSSATFIQNAQLCNNNDSFSETTSEYGLNPSGSTTEIEITPNYSISKQPEYDLNRER